The DNA segment CATGCCTAACGGCGAGACGGTCGCGAATGACGTGCTTTACACAGCAAAAGAAGCCTACCTGAACATCCCGTTTTTTATCGTCCGTGTCGTGCTTATCTTTGGTCTTTGGATACTGCTCGCTGAAGCGTTCCGCAAATTTTCCATCAGCCAAGACGCCGATGGAGATGGGATATGGACCTCACGCGCTCGCCGCCTAGCTGGCCCAGGTCTATTCTTTATGGCCATCGGGACAACCCTCGCTGCGATCGACTGGTTCAAGAGTCTCGAGTTTCACTGGTTCTCCACGATGTATGGCGTTTGGTATTTTGCCGCGAGTATGCGGGCAGCCCTTGCCGTTATTGTACTCATCACAGTCTATTTAGGATACAAGGGTTACTTGAAGGGGTTGGTGAACCAGTCGCACAAGTATTTGCTCGGCTGCCTTTGCCTCGCATTCACCGTCTTCTGGGCATACATAAGCTTTTCCCAATATTTCCTTATCTACATGGCGAACATACCGGAAGAGACCTTCTGGTATAACATCCGCGAGAAGAACCCTAACGGCGAGCTCAACTCCTGGTGGTGGGTCAGCATGGGGCTCGTATTCGGTCATTTTTTCGCACCGTTCCTCTCGCTGCTTTTTTATAATACCAAGATCCGCACACCTGCGCTGGTGACTGCTGCCTGTTGGATTCTATTCTTCTGTGTCCTCGATATCTTCTGGAATATCCTTCCAGGGAAACTCACAGATACCGACCCCGCGAGCTTGGTGGGATACCAAGTCCGTCAGTTTTCTATCAATCCATTCGATCTCGCCTCCTTGATTGGTGTCGGGGGCATCGTCGCTTGGGCTTTCTTCTCTAGCATGAAGAAACATGAGATCATCCCGATCCGTGATCCTCATGTTCTCGAGTCTATCAATTACCACGAATAATTTAGCACCATGGAACACGATAAACCATCCTCCCCGCTTTTGACGGTCGTCGGTGTGATCGGCTCGATGTTGATTTTCGTGCTGATTCTAGGAATTGCATATCTTCCAGGACGTAATGAGCCGGTCAACCAGCAGATCGTAGACATGCGCACGGCTACAAAAGAATCTGTGGATGCTTCGGGTGCGAAGGCGTTGAACGAAGCAGCGCTCATCGACGCTGAAAACAAGATTTATAAGATCCCCGTGGATCAGGCGGTGGCATTGACCATCGAGAAACTTCAGCAATACTGACCCATGGAATGGTTCAGCTACCTTTTAATTTTCTTTGGAGTCGCTGCGATATTCTTCGTTGTGGCCTCCTTCGTTTTGATGTGGTCCGTCAAACGCGGTCACTTTCAGCATTTTGACAAGCAGGCAAAGTCAGTCTTTACAGAGGATGAGCCAGAGGGAGTTGTGATAGACCGCTTTCCCGCCCGCCGCTAATATACTTTCCGACATATGAGTACCCTTGCACCAGCTCCTAGTCCGAGCGAGCCGATCACAAGCCCGAGTTCTGAAGAACGGGTTACCTTGTCGGCGATCGATGATTCGGTTCGGGGACCCGCAATTTTATTTGTCTCCTCTTCGATTGTATGGCTCATGATCGGAACTGTCTTCGCTCTGATGGCAGCCTTCAAAGCGCACACCCCGGAGTTTATGGGTAACATCGAGTGGTCGACTTTTGGACGTGCGCGCTCGGCACACTTGAACGCCATGGCCTATGGATGGGGTTTCAATGTAGCAGCAGCGGTTGCACTCTGGCTTATGGCTCGCCTGAGCAAGGTTAAGCTGATGCACGGAGGGATACTTTATATCTCCGGAGCATTTTGGAATTTAGGGGTAATAATCGGGGTTTTCGGAATCCTCAAAGGAGACATGACCAGTGTCGAATGGTTGGAGATGCCCCCCTATGCAGCGCCTTTGTTGGCGGTGGCTTACCTCGGGATCGGCTTTTGGGGAGTCCAGTGTTTTCTTAATCGGAAACAAGAGTTCGTCTATGTCTCCCAGTGGTATGTGCTGGCTGCGTTATTCTGGCTGCCTTGGCTCTATATCATTGCGCAAGTGATGATTAACTTCGTCCCGGCGCGAGGCGTCGTCCAGAGCATTACGAACTGGTGGTTTGCTCACAACGTTTTGGGGCTTTGGTTTACGCCGATCGGGCTGGCTGCGGTTTACTATTTCATACCAAAGGTGTTGGGGCGGCCTATCCACAGTTACTATCTTTCTGTTTTGGGCTTTTGGTCCCTAGCTCTTTTCTATAACTGGGCAGGTGTGCACCACTTGGTGGGGGGACCCATCCCAGTATGGCTGATCACAGCCGGTATTGTCGGCAGTGTTATGATGGTGATCCCCGTGATTGTTACGGCAATCAATCACCACCTGTCTGTTGTCGGGCATCATCGTGAGGTATGGGCAAGTCCCACCCTGCGTTTTACGGTGTTTGGTGCCATGAACTATACCCTGGCGAGTTTGATCGGTTCACTGATGGCCATCCGCGAAGTTAATCTGGTGACTCACTTTACCCATTTTACCGTCGGCCACGCTCACCATGGTCTCTATGCCTTCTTCACCATGGTAATGTTTGGGGCGATTTATTTTATTATGCCTCGGCTCCTTAAGCGTGAGTGGCCTTCAGCGATTCTGATCAAAGTGCACTTCTGGACTACCGCGGTGGGCATTACCGCAATGGTGATTGCACTGAGCGTCGGCGGTTGGATTCAAGGATCCGAGATGAATAACCCAGAAATAGAGTTTCTCGATATCGTAAAGAATACGGTTCCCTATCTCTACGCCCGTTCTGTGTCTGGTATTCTCTTAACCGTGGGCCACATCGCCTTTGCAGTGAACTTCTTTTGGTTGCTGATCGGCGGGCGCTGGGCTCGCTACAAGCAAGGTCCTACCTTAATTGGGGAGGAGGCTGAAGCCTAATTTGGCTCGGGAGGCATCGCTTATGATGAAGAATTTTTATACGCTGTTTTTCGGCTTCTTCGCTGCGCTAGCGTTTTCGTTCACTGGATTAATCATATCCAGTGAAATCCAGCTCGGTGGGCTACAGCCGACTACACCAGCTTTAATGGATGATGAGGGTAACCAAATCTCTGGAACTACCTTTTTTAAGCCCTTAGTCGAGGGTGGAGAAATGATTGAGCGTCCGGGTTTACTCATGGAGGGTGAGCCGATGTATCCTCAAGAGCCCTTGGGCTTGGCCCAGCTGGGCAAGCAGGTCTACATGTCCCAAGGGTGTATGTATTGCCACAGCCAGCAGGTGCGTCGAAAAGGTTTTGGCGCTGACCAAGACCGACTCTGGGGTGAGCGACAATCCGTAGCACGTGACTATATTCTACAAGACCGCGTCCTTCTTGGCACCATGCGCACGGGGCCAGATCTAAAGAATGTTGGAGATCGTGGAATCTCTGCCGACGATGGACATTGGCACTATCAACATCTCTATAACCCACAACTGACTTCGGTGGGTTCAACGATGCCTCCTTACCGTTACCTGTTTGAATTGAAACCTATAGTCGACGGAACTCCAGAACCCGACGCGGTGCAAATTCCCTCAGATTCTCCAGATGCTCCGCCTGCTGGCATGCAGGTGGTCCCAAAGATGGAAGCACGCGCTCTGGTGGCTTACCTGAAAAGCTTGCGACTCAACTACGCCCTTCCTGAGGCACCCTTCCAAGAATAGCAGCATGTCCGAAGACCCAAAGTCTATTCCACCTTCCCGTCATACCCTGGAACACGCCAAGGTAGGTGATGACCATATCCAGTATATTCATGACCAGTTGCAACGGGAAAAGTCGGAGCCCAGCGAAGGATTCACTCCCGTCCCTATCTTTCTGTTATTTGTTTTTTCCGCGCTCATTTTCTGGGGCGGTATCTACGTCGAGAAGAATTCTGGCGAGTTTCGCTGGGATGCTTATGATCCTCAGTTTAGTACAAAGGGAATGGCTGTTGTCGAACCGCCTGATTATGACTCAGTGGATTGGCTCATGCCACGCGGTGAGCGTATCTATGCCCAATGTGTTGCTTGTCACCAAGCTGATGGCAATGGCATGGCGGGAGCATTTCCTCCACTTGCGGGGTCGAACTGGGTGACGGGTTCAGAAGAGCTCTTAGCGGGTATCCTTATCAACGGGCTAGTGGGTGAAATTGAGGTCATGGGTAATTCCTATAACGGTAATATGCCGGCATTTGGACCTAACGGCACCGGCCTGCGCCCACGGGACATAGCCGCAGTCCTCACCTACATCCGTAGCTCTTGGGGTAACGCTGCAGATCCGATCACGGCGACTGAGATGGAAAGCTACATGGCACTTGCTCCCATGCAGCGCTCGGGTCCATGGTCAGGTCCAGAGCTTTTTGAGGCCTTCGGACCTGTGGAGTAGACAGCTATAGGCTTATTTTTCTGGCGTTCTCCGAGTTGGATGAACGCCTTTTTTTTGCTCATTTATATCGAGTTCTAAAGACAGATCGTGGTTCAGCGATGTTTGAGTCTAGAGTCTCACCTACATTTTACCATGTCTGCAGCCACTGATCAGAAAAAAGACGGAATCCTGCTTTCGACGGGAACCAACGAAGTCGAGTTCATCGAATTTTATATCGGGAATAGTAGTTACGGAATCAACGTATCTAAAGTTTAGCGAGTGATCGCCCGGAAAAATATTGATATTACCCCGGCCGTCCGGGCGCCGGATGGAGTGATGGGGACGGTATATATTCATGAGAAGGCAGTTGTGCTCATTGATCTGCGCTCGGCCCTCAGACTCGACGAAGAGCCAGGAGACCCGGAGCGTCAGCTGATTTTGGTTACTTCCTTCAACCAGACAGTTAATGCCTTTCTGATTGATCGTGTGAACAAGATTCACCGGACTGCTTGGACAAATTTTGATGCCGTTCAGAATGACTATGCTGGCAGTGTCGGCTTTGTTACCGGAACTGTCCGTCTGGACGATCGTGTGGTCGTCATACTCGACCTCGAGCGCCTCATGCTCGACTTTGAACCTCAGCGCGAGGAATCTGGAATGGCGATTCCCAGTCCGGAGCGTGCTCAGAATCGCGAATCTGTGAAAATCGTATATGCTGAGGATTCTCGGATGATTCGCAATGCCACGATGAAAACGTTGAAGAGCGCAGGCTATCGACAAATCATGACTTTCGATAATGGAGCGACTGCGCTCGAATATCTCCAGCGCACCTGGGATCATCTAAGTGATGATGGCGGGTCGATACACGACTATGTGGATCTGGTGCTAACCGATATTGAGATGCCCAAACTCGACGGCCTTACACTTTGTCGACAGATAAAGGAAAATCAGGCCCACGGCGATAATATACCCGTGATCGTATATTCGTCTTTGATCAACAAAGAGATGTCTCAACGCTGCAAACAGGTCGGTGCGGCATCTTGGATCTCAAAGCCACGAGGAGATGACATTATTGCGGCTATCGATCAGTATGCTCTCGACCAGAGTTCGGTAGCAGTCGGATAGCGCAGTGCTAGAATTTGCTTGAAGACTAGGGATCGAGCGAATTTGCTCTGGCCGATGATTAACACTGTGCCAGTCGAGTTGCGAGTCCCAGGAGCCACATCTGTGTGGTGGTGGACAGCTTCGTCTTGGCGATGGTGTCGATGAGATGACACTCAAAGTGTGTGCCTTTAGAGCACCCATCCATTCTGCCAAGCCGAAGCCAGATCACCTGCTTCGGCTTTTTGTTTCTTCAATCTTCCTGCTTCTATGATCGACATGAAAACATTTTCCACGCCTGACATCTATCCCATCGAATCTATCGCCTTCCTCGGACGGACCTTTGACGAATATCTTCGTTTCTTTGACCTGCACGACAATGTGCTCGCGTCTCAGAGTACACTCGACGTTTCGGCAGGTCCTTCGTCTTTCGCTGCGGAAGCTTCCCATAGGAATTTCCAAGTGACTGCCTGCGATCCGCTTTATGATCGGACGGCATCAGCGCTGGGAAGGGTAGGGTCCATGGATGTTGAGTCAGTCTTATCAAAAGCGGCAGAGCAAAAACAGCACTTCAGGTTTTCACATTATTCCTCAATGGAAGAGGTGTATCGTCTGCGCTATGAAGCTTTGCGTCGTTTTTCTGAGGACTATCCGATTGGACGCGCTTTGGGCCGCTATGTGTGTGCATCGCTGCCGGAGCTTCCATTTTCAGATGGCAGCTATGATTTGGTGCTCAATGCCCACTTCCTCTTCCTTTACGGCAATCGGTTTGATCCTTCTTTTATTCGGCAATCTCTGAGTGAACTCCTTCGTGTGAGCCGGGAAGAAGTCCTTATTTATCCTCTCGTTCAGCTCAATGGTGAACGCTATCCTGTGGAGTCTCTCCGGGAGTATTTTGCTTCGCAGGGAGCGAGGATGACGGTAAAATAGCTTGATTTTGAGTTTTTTTCCGGATCTAACGAATTTCTTAGTTTAACAAAACTAT comes from the Opitutales bacterium genome and includes:
- a CDS encoding class I SAM-dependent methyltransferase, whose translation is MKTFSTPDIYPIESIAFLGRTFDEYLRFFDLHDNVLASQSTLDVSAGPSSFAAEASHRNFQVTACDPLYDRTASALGRVGSMDVESVLSKAAEQKQHFRFSHYSSMEEVYRLRYEALRRFSEDYPIGRALGRYVCASLPELPFSDGSYDLVLNAHFLFLYGNRFDPSFIRQSLSELLRVSREEVLIYPLVQLNGERYPVESLREYFASQGARMTVK
- the ccoS gene encoding cbb3-type cytochrome oxidase assembly protein CcoS is translated as MEWFSYLLIFFGVAAIFFVVASFVLMWSVKRGHFQHFDKQAKSVFTEDEPEGVVIDRFPARR
- a CDS encoding cbb3-type cytochrome c oxidase subunit II, which gives rise to MMKNFYTLFFGFFAALAFSFTGLIISSEIQLGGLQPTTPALMDDEGNQISGTTFFKPLVEGGEMIERPGLLMEGEPMYPQEPLGLAQLGKQVYMSQGCMYCHSQQVRRKGFGADQDRLWGERQSVARDYILQDRVLLGTMRTGPDLKNVGDRGISADDGHWHYQHLYNPQLTSVGSTMPPYRYLFELKPIVDGTPEPDAVQIPSDSPDAPPAGMQVVPKMEARALVAYLKSLRLNYALPEAPFQE
- a CDS encoding response regulator — protein: MIARKNIDITPAVRAPDGVMGTVYIHEKAVVLIDLRSALRLDEEPGDPERQLILVTSFNQTVNAFLIDRVNKIHRTAWTNFDAVQNDYAGSVGFVTGTVRLDDRVVVILDLERLMLDFEPQREESGMAIPSPERAQNRESVKIVYAEDSRMIRNATMKTLKSAGYRQIMTFDNGATALEYLQRTWDHLSDDGGSIHDYVDLVLTDIEMPKLDGLTLCRQIKENQAHGDNIPVIVYSSLINKEMSQRCKQVGAASWISKPRGDDIIAAIDQYALDQSSVAVG
- a CDS encoding cytochrome c; translation: MSEDPKSIPPSRHTLEHAKVGDDHIQYIHDQLQREKSEPSEGFTPVPIFLLFVFSALIFWGGIYVEKNSGEFRWDAYDPQFSTKGMAVVEPPDYDSVDWLMPRGERIYAQCVACHQADGNGMAGAFPPLAGSNWVTGSEELLAGILINGLVGEIEVMGNSYNGNMPAFGPNGTGLRPRDIAAVLTYIRSSWGNAADPITATEMESYMALAPMQRSGPWSGPELFEAFGPVE
- a CDS encoding cbb3-type cytochrome c oxidase subunit I; the protein is MSTLAPAPSPSEPITSPSSEERVTLSAIDDSVRGPAILFVSSSIVWLMIGTVFALMAAFKAHTPEFMGNIEWSTFGRARSAHLNAMAYGWGFNVAAAVALWLMARLSKVKLMHGGILYISGAFWNLGVIIGVFGILKGDMTSVEWLEMPPYAAPLLAVAYLGIGFWGVQCFLNRKQEFVYVSQWYVLAALFWLPWLYIIAQVMINFVPARGVVQSITNWWFAHNVLGLWFTPIGLAAVYYFIPKVLGRPIHSYYLSVLGFWSLALFYNWAGVHHLVGGPIPVWLITAGIVGSVMMVIPVIVTAINHHLSVVGHHREVWASPTLRFTVFGAMNYTLASLIGSLMAIREVNLVTHFTHFTVGHAHHGLYAFFTMVMFGAIYFIMPRLLKREWPSAILIKVHFWTTAVGITAMVIALSVGGWIQGSEMNNPEIEFLDIVKNTVPYLYARSVSGILLTVGHIAFAVNFFWLLIGGRWARYKQGPTLIGEEAEA